The genomic stretch TTTTCGCATTTTTATCAGTATTTTTCCAGTGCCACATAGATGTAAGATGACAACACTAAAGCGGGAAGTTTTAGGAAGCTTGCGTTACGGGGCATTGGTCATTAAAGAGAAAAAATTATGGAGCAGCATACAATGGAGACGTCTGAGAGAGATAAAATTGATATCAAAATCCAAAGTAGTGATTTGATCAGCAGGGATCTTAGCTGGATCAAATTTAACTACAGGGTGCTCGACCAGTCTCAGAAATTATCGAGGACCATTTTCGAGAAGTTGAAATTTTTGGCGATCACTGCTTCTAATCTTGATGAGTTTTTTATGATTAGGGTAGGGTCACTGTACAACTACTTGGATTATGACAAAGAGCGAATTGATTATTCAGGTTTGAGAGAAGATCCTTTTAAGGCCAAATTAATGGATGATGCCCAAGGGTTTCACTTTGCGCAGCATGATCATTTTCTGCATGAAATATTGCCAAAAACAAAAGAATCGGGATTTGAGCTCAGCAATGTTCAAAATCTCAACGGTGATGAGCAGGAAATCATCAAGGAGTATTTCTACAAGGCGGTTTATCCTATGTTGACACCAATGGTGTTTGACGGATATCATACGTTTCCTATTTTGATGAACAAGCTGTTGATCTTTGGAGTGGTGACCATCAATCCGGGTGATAAAAAAGACAATAGAAAACTCTCTTTCGTACAGATTCCTTCTAACATTCCGCGATTCTACGAGATCGAACGTGAGGACGAAATGGTGTATATTCCCATCGAAGAAGTTATCCGCGAGCACATCGTTTCCTTGTTCAGAAATGTGATTATTGAAAGCATAAACCTCTTTAGAATCATTAGAAACGGGGATTTTACCCTGGAGGAGACAGAGGATATGGATTCCAATTTCCTGGAGGAAGTAAAGCGAAAGCTCAACGAGCGAAAAACTGGACGTGTGGTAAGGGTAGAGGTGGAAGAAGGCTATAGCAGATGGATGATGAACTTACTGAAAGACCGGTGGAATCTCCAAAATGACTCTGTCTTTAAGATCAAAAAAGAGAGCATGCTTGATTTTACTTGTTTTTGGCAGATTATCGGTGACAAGCGCTTTAAAGACCGTATTCCCCAGCCACCAATGCAAGTGCCGCCATTGAGTTATCCGCTTACTGGGAGCCAGGATATATTCCAGGTGCTAAAGCAAAAAGATGTGCTGCTGCATCATCCCTATAACAGCATGGAACCCATCATGGACTTGCTGCACAAGGCTGCTGAAGACCCTAGTGTAATGGCGATCAAGATGACCATTTATAGGCTGGCCAAGAATTCCGGGATCACACAGGCATTGCTTAGGGCAGTAGAAAACGGCAAACACGTGTCGGTACTGTTTGAGGTGAAGGCGCGGTTTGACGAGGAAAATAACATGCAGGAAGCCAAGCGACTGCAGAAGGCAGGTTGTTTCGTGATCTATGGTGTGAGTAATTTTAAAACCCATACCAAGCTGTTGCTTATTGTAAAGAAGGATGAAAACAAGGTAACAAGATTCGTACACCTTGGCTCTGGAAATTACAATGAAGATACCTCGAAACTTTATACGGATTTGGGCTTGTTGACGACCAACGAAGTGCTGGCCAATGATGTGTCTGAGTTTTTTAATGTAATTACAGGTCATTCAATGCCTTCCAATTATAAAAACCTGATTACAGCACCCCAGGGAATGCGGAGGCAGCTGATCGAGTTTGTGGAGCATGAAGCAGAGAATGCCAAAAGGGGACTGCCATGTGGAATTGTCATCAAGGTAAACAGCTTGGAAGACAGTGAGATTATTTATGCACTTTATCGTGCCAGTCAGAGTGGCGTACCTGTCAAGTTGATTATTCGTGGGATTTGCTGCTTGAGACCGGGAAGAAAAGGGTTAAGCGAGAACATTGAGGTTTACTCCATCGTCGGGGATTTCTTGGAGCACAGTAGGATATACCATTTCCATAATAACGGCGATTCCAGGACGTATGTGGGAAGTGCAGATATGATGGTAAGAAGTTTCGAGAAGAGACTGGAGTCACTATTCCGTGTGCAAGATCCATTCCTTGAAAAACAGCTGATGAACATTTTGGCGTATAACCTAAAGGATAATGTCAATGCCTATATTATGCAAGAGGACGGTTCATATCTGGCCAAATCACCAGAAGAAGGTGAGTCTGAGTTTAATATCCATAAGGAGTTTTACCGAGTGACACAGGATATTGTCGAAAATGTATCGTTAGTATAAAACAAAAGCCGGAAACTTCCGGCTTTTGTTTTATACTTTATTCTTATTTCGCTCATAGAGTACATTCATGACACCATCTTTTAGTCCTACATCAGGAACGATCATTCTTCTCGAATGGGCGGCCTCCATTGCGGTAAGGTAAATGGTAGTCGCGGGGATGACCACATCAGCGCGGTCAGGATTTAGGTTAAGAACATTTATACGTTCTTCAAAAGTAAAAGAAGCCAAGTAAGCCTGAACCTCTTTGATTTTATCGAAATCCAGGTAGCGCTTGTTTTTCCTCGGTTTTGATAGTTCAAATACCTTGTTGATATTGCCACCTGTACCGATACAGGTAATGGCATGTTTTTTATCGATGTTTTCTTGGATAAAGGTCTTCATGGCTTTCCAAACCTTGGGAGATTCTTTATGGTCTAAGGACCTTACAGAGCCAATTTTAAATGATCTGGAAGCTGTCTTTTGGCGGTTTCGATAAATGTTTAGTTCTGTGCTTCCCCCGCCAACATCGATGTGTAAATATGGTTTTTGGTCGATATAGTTCCAGAGCGCGATGTTGATCAGGTCTGCTTCTCTGTTACCATCGATGATTTGGATTTTTAGCCCGATATCTTTCTTTACTTCTTGGGCGATCGTTCGACCATTTTCTGATTCCCTCATTGCCGATGTGGCGCATACCATGTAATCGTCCACTTCATACAGGTCAATGAGCAATTTGTAAGCTTTCATCAGTTTGATGAATTTCTCCCTACTTTCCTCGCTAATCTTTTTGGTATGAAATACATCCTTACCCAGACGAAGGGGAAAACGGACATATTCCAATTTTTTGAAATTAATCTGCTCTTGGTGGTGGGTGACATGGGTGATTTGGAGCCTAATGGCATTAGACCCAATATCTACTGCTGCTAACTTCAAATTTTTCTGGATTAGTGGTTTTGTTAAAGTTAAAATCAATAAAATTTCTATCCCAAAATTAGAAATTTTAAAGGAATTACGTTAATGAATTTTTGATTTGAAGTTATTTTTTACGAGATATTGCCAATAATATAATACCTCCCGCGATAGCGATGCCTCCTGCATAGGGCGGCCAGCCAATGTTGTTTTCTTCGGTTTTGTTTAATTTTAAAGGCCCTGCGTCAATGACGGTTTCTTCCGTTTTGAATGAAAATCCAGTAAAAATAAACATGGCAATGCCAATGATGATGAGAATTATTCCTGTTAATTTCATGACAAACAATTTGAATACACGCTTACCATAACAAAAAACTTACCAAACCAACTTATCATGTCATTAATTACTGGGTGATGAGGATTGTTTTTTGACCCTGTACCTGTAAAGCGAAAGGATGATGCAAAAAGCTAAAATTAGTCCTACTACCATTAGAGATAGAACACTAGGAAAATGATAAATGGGGGCAATGACCATTTTGATGCCAATAAAAACCAGTATAAAGGCCAGCCCGTGTTTCAGGTAATGGAACATGTCAAATGCTCCCGCCAGTAGAAAGTACAAAGCCCTTAAGCCAAGAATGGCAAAAATATTAGAGGTATAGAGAATAACA from Echinicola soli encodes the following:
- the ppk1 gene encoding polyphosphate kinase 1 translates to MEQHTMETSERDKIDIKIQSSDLISRDLSWIKFNYRVLDQSQKLSRTIFEKLKFLAITASNLDEFFMIRVGSLYNYLDYDKERIDYSGLREDPFKAKLMDDAQGFHFAQHDHFLHEILPKTKESGFELSNVQNLNGDEQEIIKEYFYKAVYPMLTPMVFDGYHTFPILMNKLLIFGVVTINPGDKKDNRKLSFVQIPSNIPRFYEIEREDEMVYIPIEEVIREHIVSLFRNVIIESINLFRIIRNGDFTLEETEDMDSNFLEEVKRKLNERKTGRVVRVEVEEGYSRWMMNLLKDRWNLQNDSVFKIKKESMLDFTCFWQIIGDKRFKDRIPQPPMQVPPLSYPLTGSQDIFQVLKQKDVLLHHPYNSMEPIMDLLHKAAEDPSVMAIKMTIYRLAKNSGITQALLRAVENGKHVSVLFEVKARFDEENNMQEAKRLQKAGCFVIYGVSNFKTHTKLLLIVKKDENKVTRFVHLGSGNYNEDTSKLYTDLGLLTTNEVLANDVSEFFNVITGHSMPSNYKNLITAPQGMRRQLIEFVEHEAENAKRGLPCGIVIKVNSLEDSEIIYALYRASQSGVPVKLIIRGICCLRPGRKGLSENIEVYSIVGDFLEHSRIYHFHNNGDSRTYVGSADMMVRSFEKRLESLFRVQDPFLEKQLMNILAYNLKDNVNAYIMQEDGSYLAKSPEEGESEFNIHKEFYRVTQDIVENVSLV
- a CDS encoding Ppx/GppA phosphatase family protein yields the protein MKLAAVDIGSNAIRLQITHVTHHQEQINFKKLEYVRFPLRLGKDVFHTKKISEESREKFIKLMKAYKLLIDLYEVDDYMVCATSAMRESENGRTIAQEVKKDIGLKIQIIDGNREADLINIALWNYIDQKPYLHIDVGGGSTELNIYRNRQKTASRSFKIGSVRSLDHKESPKVWKAMKTFIQENIDKKHAITCIGTGGNINKVFELSKPRKNKRYLDFDKIKEVQAYLASFTFEERINVLNLNPDRADVVIPATTIYLTAMEAAHSRRMIVPDVGLKDGVMNVLYERNKNKV